The segment ATAGTAATATAGATCTTGATACCGTCAGTAATTTCAAATTAGATCAACAAAATTTAATATCTTCAAATAAAAGAATGAATGAAGTAATAAACATTGCTATAAAAATCGCTCCAACAGATTGTACAATACTCATTACAGGAGAGACTGGAGTTGGTAAATCTCTTATCGCTGAAGTAATTCATAAACTGAGTACAAGAAAAAATGGACCCTTCATAAAGATAAACTGTGGAGCTATCCCGGAGAATCTAATAGAATCAGAACTTTTTGGGTATGAATCGGGAGCTTTTACCGGAGCAAGCTCAAAAGGGAAAAAAGGGTTAATAGAAATAGCAAACGGTGGTACATTATTTTTAGACGAGATATCTGAATTACCCTACAACACACAATCAAAGCTATTGACATTTATACAGGATAAAGAGTTTATAAAAGTAGGTGGACAAAAACATTTAAAAGCAGACGTAAGAATCATATCTGCTTCAAACAAAGATCTATACACTTTATCAAAAGAAGGTAAATTCAGAGAAGATCTTTTTTATAGACTAAATGTAGTAAATTTACACATTCCACCTTTAAGGGAGAGAATCGAAGATATCCCATTATTGACAAAATATTTTCTGGAAAAATACAACTTGAAGTATAAATTCAACAAAATGATCGCTCACGATGTAATCGAGTATTTCACTAAATTCCACTGGGAAGGAAATATTAGAGAGCTTGAAAATGTAATAGAGCGACTCATTCTGCTATCAAAAATAAACTTAATCACAATTGATGATTTAAACAAAATAGAATTTAATCAAACAATAAAAGATATACATAAAAGTGGAAATTTAATGTCCACTCTAAATTCTATTGAAAAGCAGATCCTCCTTAACGAAAAGAAAAGTGGTAAGACAACCAGAGAAATAGCAAAATCACTTGGAATAAGTCAATCCAAGGTAGTCAGGCTTTTTAAAAAGCACAACATCTCTGATGCGAAAATGAATCATTGATTTACTTTCAAATCAAAAATCCACACAATAAACCTGATCCAAAATAGTTTTGATTTAAAAAAGAATCAGAAGTAAAAAAAAGTTTTTTTATTAATCCCCTTCTAAACCAAAGTCTCTATAAATCGTAAATTAGGAAGCAAAAATTAATCTTCTCTTATTGATTATTTATTATTTTATCTGGCACAATATTTGTTTATTTATTATAAAAAATCGTATAGGAGAGTCTATGAAAAATGTATACTTAATCGATGGAATTAGGACGCCATTTGGCAGCTTTGGTGGCGCACTATCTGACATACCTGCACCAGAATTAGCATCTATTTTAATAAAAGAACTTCAGCAGAAATACAATCTACCTTCCGATGCAGCTAATGAGGTTATCATTGGTCAAGTAATCCAGGGTGGGTCAAGACAGGCTCCCGCAAGACAGGCGATGAGATTGGCAGGACTTTCGGATTCTGTTCATGCTATGACTGTAAACAAAGTTTGTGGTAGTGGTTTGAAATCAGTAATGCTTGCAACTCAGTCTATACTTTTGGGTGATTCATCCCTTGTATATGCTGGGGGAATGGAAAATATGTCAATGGCACCATTTGCTATGGATAAAGCACGATTTGGTTATAGAATGGGACATTCAACATTTTTCGACCTTATGATATATGATGCTTTACAGGATCCATATTCTGGAAAACATATGGGGGAGATAACCGAAGAAAGTATAAAGAAAAATGGTATTACAAGGGAAGAGCAGGATAACTACGCCATCAGAAGTTACACACTTGCCCAATCTGCTATTGAAAATGGAACAATCAGATCGGAAATCCTTCCAGTAATAAAAAAGACCAAAAAAGGTGAACAGATTATCGATAAAGATGAAGATCCATTCAAAGGGGATATAGCAAAACTTGAATCCCTAAAACCTGTTTTTGCAAAAGATGGTAGTATCACAGCAGGAAATGCATCAAAGATAAACGATGGTGCAGCAATTACATTAATAGCAGATGATGATGCAGTGAAAAAATATGGGTTTCAGCCAAAAATAAGAATTGTGGCTTACTCAACAAATAGTATCCATCCTAGCGATTTTGGTGAAGCACCAATAGGAGCAATTGAAAAGGTAGTAGAAAAAGCTCAGCTGAATTTGGATCAAATAGACCTTTTTGAAATAAATGAAGCTTTTGCTGCCGTACCTCTTATGGCAATTAAAAAACTAAAATTAGATATCAATAAAGTTAATGTTAATGGGGGAGCTGTCGCTTTTGGACACCCAGTTGGTGCGAGCGGTGCAAGGCTACTTATTACACTTGCAAGAGAGATGATACAGAAAAACAAAAAATATGGCATTGCCACTTTATGCATTGGTGGGGGTGAAGCGGTTGCAGTTTTAATTGAAAAGATCAATTAGGAGGTAGGATATGAAACCTATATTTTATGATGCGAAAGAGGCAATTAAAGATCTTTTAAAAGATAATATTACAAT is part of the Calditerrivibrio nitroreducens DSM 19672 genome and harbors:
- a CDS encoding thiolase family protein, whose translation is MKNVYLIDGIRTPFGSFGGALSDIPAPELASILIKELQQKYNLPSDAANEVIIGQVIQGGSRQAPARQAMRLAGLSDSVHAMTVNKVCGSGLKSVMLATQSILLGDSSLVYAGGMENMSMAPFAMDKARFGYRMGHSTFFDLMIYDALQDPYSGKHMGEITEESIKKNGITREEQDNYAIRSYTLAQSAIENGTIRSEILPVIKKTKKGEQIIDKDEDPFKGDIAKLESLKPVFAKDGSITAGNASKINDGAAITLIADDDAVKKYGFQPKIRIVAYSTNSIHPSDFGEAPIGAIEKVVEKAQLNLDQIDLFEINEAFAAVPLMAIKKLKLDINKVNVNGGAVAFGHPVGASGARLLITLAREMIQKNKKYGIATLCIGGGEAVAVLIEKIN
- a CDS encoding sigma-54 interaction domain-containing protein, with translation MENNKLNLEQLELILDNLFNGVYLADGEGKTVYVNKTFEQMAGISFEEIKGKNLHDLVYKHKYFTGSATLIVLQTKREATATYRTITNKNFLVKGKPIFNEKGEIIYVVNTIWDLTNIIYNSNIDLDTVSNFKLDQQNLISSNKRMNEVINIAIKIAPTDCTILITGETGVGKSLIAEVIHKLSTRKNGPFIKINCGAIPENLIESELFGYESGAFTGASSKGKKGLIEIANGGTLFLDEISELPYNTQSKLLTFIQDKEFIKVGGQKHLKADVRIISASNKDLYTLSKEGKFREDLFYRLNVVNLHIPPLRERIEDIPLLTKYFLEKYNLKYKFNKMIAHDVIEYFTKFHWEGNIRELENVIERLILLSKINLITIDDLNKIEFNQTIKDIHKSGNLMSTLNSIEKQILLNEKKSGKTTREIAKSLGISQSKVVRLFKKHNISDAKMNH